TCAGGCGGGCAATGTTGAAGGTGAAGATGTATTTGAAACTGAGGTAACTATTGAAGAATTAATTAATTATCTTTTTGAAGATCTAAATCTCCCTAATCTTCAGCGAAAGAGATTTAATGAGATTGAGGTTGAGAAAAGTTTTAAGAAGCTGGGTTACCAAAGAAAAGGTATCAGGCCACGCCTGGCAAAAAAGAAATCAGTAATGGAAAAGATTAAAAGAGAGAAATCCTTTCAAAGGATAAAAAAAGAGGACCCAGAGCTATTTGAACAAAATCCCCCAAATGAAAGATTTCCCTTCAAAGAAGATGATTTAAGGTTCTTTCGTATAAGACAGGATGTAAGGAGAGAAACAAATGCTGTAGTAATATGCATAATGGACACCTCAGGTTCAATGACAATGACAAAAAAATATCTTGCCAGGAGTTTTTACTTCCTGCTATATCAATTTGTAAGACTGAAGTATGTTAATGTTGAAATAGTCTTTATTGCTCATACAACTACAGCTAAAGAGGTAAATGAGGAGGAATTCTTTCATAGAATGGAGTCTGGCGGTACCTTTATAAGCAGTGGATATGAAAAGGCCCTTGAAATCATTGAGCAGAGGTATAATCCAGAAGTATGGAACATATATGCTTTCCACTGCAGTGATGGAGACAACTGGGGTGAGGATAATCAAAAGGCAATTGAAGCTGCTCAAAAGCTCTGCGATAAATGCAATCTCTTTGGATATGGTCAGATTATGACAGGATACTTTTTCAGCTCAATTAAAGCCGTCTTGGCTTCAAAGGTAATCAGTCCAAACTTTGCAATCGTAACTATTTCTAAAAAGGAGGATATTGTTCCAGCTCTTAAACAGCTTTTAGAAAAGGAAAGAGAGCTTCTGGAATAATAATTGCCATGGAATATACAATTGAAGAATTGGAAATGTGGGATGAAAGAATAAGGAGAGTAGTTTACCAGGAGGGATTAGACTGTTATCCCCAGGAATTTGAGATATGCAGCTATGAAGATATGCTGAGCTATGAGGCTTATATTGGAATGCCTTCCCATTACCCTCACTGGAGTTATGGAAAGGCCTATGAACGAAGAAAGACTTTTTACAGGTATAATTTGCAGGGCCTGCCTTATGAAATGGTGATAAATTCCAACCCGTGTATTGCGTACTTGATGCGGGATAATACCCTTCTTCTGCAAATTTTTACAGTTGCCCATGTATATGGACACAATGATTTCTTTAAAAACAACAACCTATTTGCGCTGGGAACAAGAGCACATAATATAATACAAAAATTTAAAAACCATGCCGACAGAATTAGAGGCTACATTAGAGATCCCAGCATAGGTTATCAACGGGTAGAAAGAATTTTAGATGCAGCACATGCAATAAGGTTTCAGACAAAAAGGGTAATAGGAGAAAAAAGGCTTTCAGAGGATGAACAGAAAAAGAGAATCCTGGATAATTACTATTTACAAACAACAAGGGAAGGTCCGTTAGATGATAAGAAGGAGCTCCCTTTCCCTGATTTAAGCAAAGTACCTTTAGAGCCTACAGAGTGCCTCCTGGGATTTTTAGTTGAACATGGGAAGCTAGAGGATTGGGAAAAGGACATAATGCAGATAGTTATTGATGAAACAGAATATTTTATTCCTCAGATTGAAACAAAAATCATGAATGAGGGCTGGGCAAGTTATTGGCACTATAAAATACTAAATCAACTTGGGCTTCCCGATCACCTGCACCTTGAATTTTTAAGCAGGCATAACCAGGTTATAAGGCCGCTACAGGGTGCAATAAACCCCTATTATATGGGTTTTAAAATTTTCTTAGACCTTGAAGAAAAGCATGGAAAACAAAAGATATTTGAAGTTCGAAAATTAGATAGGGACCAATCATTTATTCGCAGATACCTTACAGAAGAACTATGCAGAGAAATGAATCTCTATCAATTTAAAAAAAGGGGAGTAAACTATGTTGTAGAGGAGGTTGCTGACGAAAGGGGCTGGAAGGAAATAAGGGACACCATTGCCAATGATGCCGGCATGGGCTTTTTCCCAAGTATAAAAGTCATGGAAGTTGATAATAAAGATAATTCTCTAATGCTGCTCCATGAATATGACGGCAGGGAGCTTGAATTAACTTATGCACAGGAAACCTTAAAGTACCTTGTCACTTTATGGGGCGGAAAGGTAAAATTAAAAACGGTAATGAATACACTTAACAAAACAATTATCTGTGACGGGGACAAAAAAGTTACAATAAATAACGAACAGATATAAAGCAGGCCGATGCCCTGCTTTATATCTGGAAAATCAAGCCAACCTGAACAAAAAAACTGTAGGCCGCTTAAATGTGAGCGGCCTACAGTTGGAACGTTGTAATTGTAATTATTTTTCTTGTGCCGTATTCAAACCCTTTAAGTTTTCTATTATATCCTGACAAGATGTTTGTGCAGGTGGTACTTCTATTTTTTGTATATTTGCTGATTTAGGTGTGGGGTGATGCTTTATATTGTGCCTGGTTAAGGTCGCTGGATTTAAATATGATGGCACTGTTATACTATTACTAGTACCCTTTTGAGGTCTTCGAAATTGGTAAATAGGTCCACCTTCAGGTATTTTAATTGGATACGCAAGCTTACTATACAACATTGATTTATCCTTTTCCTTTTGGGCACTTATTGGAAAGTAGATTTTCTTTGATCTAACCCTTTTATTATTTTTTTTCTTTGCTTTTGTTTTGGGCATTGTTTCATTGGTATTAATAATTTCATTTTCATTGACTTCCTTAATTCTCTTCAGTTCATCCTCAGTTTCCCTGTAGCACTTTTTTAGAGAATTTAATTCACTTTCTTGATGTTTTAGTTTTTCCAAAAGCTCATTTAATTGAATAGCCTGTTCCTCATTTTTTATTTTTGTTTCAAAATCAATTGTCTCTTTGGATTTTTCAATAAAGTTAAGAGCAATTTTAATTTCTTCACTAGATGGTTTTTCACCTAATTCTTCAATAATACTTTTAACTAAACTGGATTTAAGAATGCTTAAAGTTTTACTGGAAATATTTGGAATTCCTGCTTCTAAAACCATTGTTGGTAAAGGATTACCCCATAAATAGTTCCAATACCTATTTGCAGCAATCTTCTCCCAAAAGCTTGCCACCTTATAATTCAAGGAACTTTCCGAAAGGCTTAAATACTTAAGTAATTTCTTTGTTATTGAAAGACTAGTTCTGTCGTTAACGAAAGGTAAATAAATAGTTAAATCCGGGATGTTCTCTTCAACTGAAAAAGATAATAGAATTTGAGCATCTAAGTACCTAATGGTTTGTTTAGTTGCATTACCATTATCAATAATGACTGCAGCTCCCTCAAGTGAAAGAGTGCTTTCTATAGATTGAATTTCTTTTTTCAATTTTTCATCATTGCTAATAATATTAACTATTATGGTCTTATCATATAGTGCAGGGAACATAACTATATTTTCTTCGTTTAATATATACTTAATATTCTTTGAGTTGCAGGAAGCTAACAGTAACTGCTTGTGACTTTCTTCAAATTCCAGTAATACTTTATTGTTCCAAATAACCTTCCCCATGACTTTCCCACCTTAATAAATTTTGGTATATCTTATGCAATTGTTAGGAAACTGTGTTATATAAAGGCACATTTTTTACTTGCTATTAATATGTCAATATATAGTAAAGGGAGCTGTTTTTCTTTCCAAACAGCTCCCTTTTTTTAAACTTTACCTTTCAGCAATGTACAGCTGGGTTACAACTATTCCATACCTATCACTTGATATTCCAATACCTAAATGAGTAAAGGTGGGACTTAAAATGTTTTTTTTGTGTCCTTCACTAGCCATTAGTAATATATGAGCCTTATTCACATCTCTAGCCTTAGCAAGGTTTTCTCCTACCTGCCTAAAGGGTATTCCTGCATTATATACCATTTGGTAAAAGGAACCATATGTAGGTGAGGTATGAGCAAAATAATTATTGTTGACCATGTCTTGGCTTTTTAACCTGGCCAACCTTACAAGTTCTGTGTGTAGTATCAAGGGTTTTAAACCCCGTTCCTTTCTCTCATTATTGATTAATTCTAACATTAAATTCTCTTGACTTGTAAGTCCTGCATAATTACTATCTGGCTGTGGAGCTGGTTGGGCCGGAGTAATTGGATTTGTATTACTTCCAGTTATATTGCTGGTATTATTTGTTTGTCCTAATGAATTACCCCGTAAACTCCGAATTAAATCTGCAGTAGTTTGATTTTTAGGAGGAGAAGAAACCTGAGTATCATGGGATGGCTGTGGTTGTTCAGTGGTAGTTTTGGGTACAGAAGGATCTGCAGTACTCTGCTGGTTATTCTCTTGGAGCAGCTTCTGTAATCCCCATGATGCATAAGCTGCTGTGGGGGCTTGCATGAGTAAACCAACTAAAAGGACCATTGAAAAAACTTTTTTTAATGTAATATACACTTTGTTACCTCCTGACATATAATAGCATTTAAGCATATTAATATTATATTTGGGAGAAAGAAACAAGACAAATATTCAACTCATCATATTTAGAGATAATAGTATAATAATCTTCATATTAAAGAAATATTCTTCAAAATATACATTATCTGAAGGGCATGTATTAATTTTCCACCTTGGAACCTTTCTTTATGATTAATAATATACTAGATTATCAATCAAGTACCTCAACACTTAAAGACCATTTATGGAAAATGATATGGAGAGGTGAAAAGATTTGAAGCCCAAAGTAAGAATGTATATTGACGCTAGGAATGAAAAACTAAATTATGATAATGCTAAACAGGTTTGCTATTTCATTAAGGGAGCAAATAAAGATGAAGTAAAGAAAAAAATATATGAAAGCATTGGTTTTAATGTTCTAAAAATTGAGGTTGTGCCAGCTAACGAAAAAGTAATAATAACCTACTATGAACATCTAATTACACCAACATATATTGACTATAGGTTTCATTTAAGGGGCTTGGATTATAAAAGAGACGGCGGCTGAAAATAAATTACCTAAGCAGTTGCTTAAGGGGGAATTTGGGTGTCCATGTATAAAAAAGTTAAGGAATTTCAAAATTCTACTACGGCAGCCATTAGATTGGTTACTGCAGAAACCATAACATTATATGGTTCTCAAGTCATTAAACGACAATTAATGAAGCAGGAGGGCATTAAGGACGTAGAAATATTTCCAAACAAAAAATCAATCTATGTTAAGTATTATCCTACTATAATAGATTCTAGCAGCATTATCCATGCGATTCTTGGCTTAGGATACAAATTAGACCTTGGTATCAAAAAAGGCAAACCAGAACCAGAAGTAAAGGGCAAGGGTGGATGATGTACTAACAAAAGATAACAGGCAGTTAGCCTGTATAAGCAAAATTGTTTAAGGGGGTTTACACATTGAGCTGGTATGATAAAAAGCTTGAAAAATCAGCAAATCTAAATTTTTCTCAAGATAACAATAGTGTAATAACTTTTAATATGATTATTACCAATCTTAATACAATAGAAGATTATGAGAGAATTAACAAAGTATTAAGAACCATTAATGGGGTCGAGGGGATTGGAACTTATAACCAAAAGAAACTATCAATAATGTATAATCAATATTTAACAAGTATTGAACATATTGTTTATAAGTTATCACAAATAGGTTATAGGTACGTTAACCGCTTCTGAAAAAAGTGTTAAGGCCAGTCTGGCTTATAAGGTAAAACTCCTTGCTCATAGTAAGGATTTTTTAAAAGGTTATTTGAAATTTTTGCTTTAAAAGGGTAAGTATTTCATCTATTCTTAGTAGGATAGGAGGCTTTAAATCTATATTGAATAACTCATGAAATACCAGGTAGGAATTTATATAGCCAGTATGACTGTAAACTCTAGATATTTTTTTAGGGGAGGCAATTTTGTCAATAGGGGCTTCAGCCCATTGGGATTCATCTCGCATAAAATACAAATAGCCCTGCTTTAAACTGGTGCAATATATAGCAGTTAGTAAACGGTCCTTTAATAAGTAGCATTTTTTTGGATAGAAGGCAGGAAGCATGATGATATTTGATTCAGAAAGGACACAATTGTTATTTATGCATAGGCTTTTATAATTAATATTATAAAAGCCTTTTTTTATTAAGGTTGTAAAATGAAAGACATTTTTTGTATATCCTACAGACAGTAGATGTCCCCTTGGAATTTCAAAAGAAATATTCCATGTATCCCATTTATTAATAATACTATTCCAAATAAAGGTCTCCAAATTTTTATTATTATTAAAAAAAATAGTTAATATAAGCTTTTTTTCTGCTGAAAGATAGGTAAGGTCAATGAGTTTGCACTTTGAAAAAGTAAGGTTTACTCTGATCCAACTGTCCTGATTATAAAACAAGTGAATTATCTCATTAATAGAGCCGGTTTCTATCTCTATTAATAAATGAAATTCATTGCTTGCATTCCTGGAGATAAAAAAATTACTGATAGTCTTTTCAAAAATAAATCTTTTCATTTTCCATTTATTTAAATTAAAATCCCATGTATATACCCTTAGTTCAGATCTGCTAACTTTAGTGACAATAATTGGCATGGTTGTACCGCTATGGGCGGCCTGGTAATCCAAAATACCCCTATGACTTTTCCCTTTTAAAAGAATGCTAAAATCAAGTGTTCCCTTATCAAAAATAAAACTCCAAGCATCTCCCGTTTTATTATCCAGAAAAACTGTCATGATTTCACCAAGTTTCTTATATAACTTTGGGCCTAATAAATATTATACATTTTATAATGCATCTATGATAAAAACTAAAAATTTAAGATGGAGACTTAATCAGCCCTTTAGAAAAATAAAAAATATTATTTTTTTTATAACTTTTCATTAACTGTAACAAAAAGAGGATTTTTTTAATACTATACATTAGATAGTTCATCTAAAATTATTTAGAGGAGGAAATACTTTATGACACAAGCAAGACAGCAAATCCAACCAGGGCAGTGCCCAATAAATCCACAAACAGGCCTGCCAGAGTGCCCACCCTTTGACAGAATTGAATGTATTGTAGTTGACAAGGTATATGACAGCTGCTTCCAGATTGATGACAGAACAAGAGAGGTAGAAACTGATTCAACTGAGTTTGGAACAGGCCTTGAGCAGGGTGACCCAGTTGAGTGTCAATTAACTGAAGGAGCCGAAATTACCTGTTCAGTAATTAGCCGGACTTCAATAGGAGATGGGTTCTTTACAATTGTTCTTTCAGTACAGGTTCCAGTGACCCTCACTAACCCAGAAGCTGCAAATGGTGAAGAGGATGAGATAGAAAGAACTTTTATTTTTGGCAAGACAGTTACACTGTGTGCCCCTGAGGGAGTAACTATAGATTGTACTGAGAGTGCACTTCTAGCATGTAACTGTGTAGTAACAGATGTAGAGGAAGATAATGAAGAGCTAGAATATACAATTTCTTGTGACATCCAAGTATGTCTGGTAGTAAAATCTATTTTAACAGTTCAATTACTAGTTCCTAGCTACGGCTTCTGTGTACCTGCACCATGTGTAACTATTCCTGGTGTTTGCCCTCCACTTCCACCAGAGCAATGTTTTTAAGTATAATAAAAAAGAGCCAAAAGGCTCTTTTTTATTGAAATTACTAAAAAATAAAGGTATAGCTAATAATAATATAGAATAATAAAAATACCATAACCATAAACATATAAATAGGGCTACACGTACGGAATAACCCATTGTTTTTTAAGCTTAACATAATTATGAGGGGGCGATGATAATGAAAGTTTTTAAGGAACTTTTTTATAAGATGGACAGGCAGGTGCCTGGCAGCAAAGAGTATACGCTAAAAGCAGCAGAGATGGTTGGTTTAGGTGACCTGCCAGCTAACAGTAAAGTGCTGGATGCTGGCTGTGCAAATGGGAATGCTGCCTTTGCTCTTTTGGAGAAATATCCCATTGTGGTAAGTGCAGTAGATATTGATGCTAATTCTTTAAAAAGTCTTGAAGAGAAGGCGGCCGCATTAAATGTAAGTGACAGGATATCCGTATATAATAAATCAATGATTGATTTAGATTTTGAAAATGATTCTTTTGATGTGATCTGGTCTGAAGGTGCAATTCATAATGTTGGTTTTTATAAAGGCATCTCATATTTGAAGAGGTTTTTAAAACCAGGGGGAAAAATTGTCGTGTCTGATCTTACTTGGATTAAGGACAACCCTCCTGATGAAGTGTTCTGGTACTGGAAAGAAAATTATCCCGGCATGACAGGAATTCAGGAGAATATAAAAGCCATGGAAAAAGCAGGCTTAAAATGTGTTGGGCATTTTGCAATAGGCAAGGATGGATTCTGGGATAATTATTATAAGTTAATGTATACTCATATTAATTATTTCCAACAAAAATTTGTAAAAAATTCAAAGGCCCAGGAACAACTGGAGGAGTTACAAACGGAAATGGACTATTTTGTTAAATTTGGCGACTACTATAGCTATGTATTTTTCATTGGAGAAAAATAATTAGCATTTATGAAAATACTTGTGGATGCTGACTCATGCCCTAAAAAAGCCATGATGATTCTAATAGAGCTGGCAGGCTTGTATAATGTACCCCTTCTTGCAATTTCTTCTTTTAACCATCAAATAGAAGGGATTGAAAAAATAATAGTTGGAAATGAACCCCAGGCAGCAGATATGGCCCTCATTAATAAGACTAACAGGGGAGATATAGTTGTAACCCAGGATTGGGGGTTAGCATCATTAGTCCTATCCAAGGGTGGTAATTGTATAGCTCCCAGTGGATATGTGTATTCCAAGGAAAAAATTGCTTTCATGCTGGAAGAACGGCATATTAAGGCAAAGATTAGAAAGAGCGGCGGCAGGACAAAGGGTCCGGCCCCAAGAAATAAAGAAGATGATGAAAGGTTTAGAAAAAACTTGGAACTTCTGCTAAAACAAGTAAACTCTTAAAAACACAAACTGAAGTATAAACCTCCTATTACTGGCTCAAAATAATTGACAAATGGAAAATCTTATGGTACCATTTTTATATTCGCCGATAGGCAAAGAAATAGGAGGAATTAAGATTTATGAAACAAGGTACAGTAAAATGGTTCAACAATGAAAAAGGTTTTGGGTTTATTGAAGTAGAAGGAGAAAAGGACGTATTCGTTCACTTTTCAGCAATCTCTGGAGATGGTTTCAAATCATTAGAAGAAGGACAAAGAGTAGAATTTGAAGTAACTGAGGGACCAAAGGGACCTCAAGCTGCTAACGTTTCCAAATTGTAAATCCAAAGACAACACGCCTTTCCATTTTGGTTAGGCGTTTTTTATTTTACAATCAGAAGTATAAAAACTTTCGTCGGTGTCAGTAGCTTGGCGCCCTGGCAGGATTGGAACTTCTAATT
Above is a window of Desulfitibacter alkalitolerans DSM 16504 DNA encoding:
- a CDS encoding SAM-dependent methyltransferase, encoding MKVFKELFYKMDRQVPGSKEYTLKAAEMVGLGDLPANSKVLDAGCANGNAAFALLEKYPIVVSAVDIDANSLKSLEEKAAALNVSDRISVYNKSMIDLDFENDSFDVIWSEGAIHNVGFYKGISYLKRFLKPGGKIVVSDLTWIKDNPPDEVFWYWKENYPGMTGIQENIKAMEKAGLKCVGHFAIGKDGFWDNYYKLMYTHINYFQQKFVKNSKAQEQLEELQTEMDYFVKFGDYYSYVFFIGEK
- a CDS encoding CAP domain-containing protein, producing the protein MYITLKKVFSMVLLVGLLMQAPTAAYASWGLQKLLQENNQQSTADPSVPKTTTEQPQPSHDTQVSSPPKNQTTADLIRSLRGNSLGQTNNTSNITGSNTNPITPAQPAPQPDSNYAGLTSQENLMLELINNERKERGLKPLILHTELVRLARLKSQDMVNNNYFAHTSPTYGSFYQMVYNAGIPFRQVGENLAKARDVNKAHILLMASEGHKKNILSPTFTHLGIGISSDRYGIVVTQLYIAER
- a CDS encoding cold-shock protein, whose translation is MKQGTVKWFNNEKGFGFIEVEGEKDVFVHFSAISGDGFKSLEEGQRVEFEVTEGPKGPQAANVSKL
- the yhbH gene encoding sporulation protein YhbH, producing MTIFREFDSSGRDRSAEDRRRHRQLVEDSIKKNIGNIIAEESIIGQSKDKKIKIPIKGIKEYKFVYGKNKPGVGSGDGSEKRGDIVGREEIENGGSGKDQAGNVEGEDVFETEVTIEELINYLFEDLNLPNLQRKRFNEIEVEKSFKKLGYQRKGIRPRLAKKKSVMEKIKREKSFQRIKKEDPELFEQNPPNERFPFKEDDLRFFRIRQDVRRETNAVVICIMDTSGSMTMTKKYLARSFYFLLYQFVRLKYVNVEIVFIAHTTTAKEVNEEEFFHRMESGGTFISSGYEKALEIIEQRYNPEVWNIYAFHCSDGDNWGEDNQKAIEAAQKLCDKCNLFGYGQIMTGYFFSSIKAVLASKVISPNFAIVTISKKEDIVPALKQLLEKERELLE
- a CDS encoding heavy-metal-associated domain-containing protein, whose translation is MSMYKKVKEFQNSTTAAIRLVTAETITLYGSQVIKRQLMKQEGIKDVEIFPNKKSIYVKYYPTIIDSSSIIHAILGLGYKLDLGIKKGKPEPEVKGKGG
- a CDS encoding SpoVR family protein; the protein is MEYTIEELEMWDERIRRVVYQEGLDCYPQEFEICSYEDMLSYEAYIGMPSHYPHWSYGKAYERRKTFYRYNLQGLPYEMVINSNPCIAYLMRDNTLLLQIFTVAHVYGHNDFFKNNNLFALGTRAHNIIQKFKNHADRIRGYIRDPSIGYQRVERILDAAHAIRFQTKRVIGEKRLSEDEQKKRILDNYYLQTTREGPLDDKKELPFPDLSKVPLEPTECLLGFLVEHGKLEDWEKDIMQIVIDETEYFIPQIETKIMNEGWASYWHYKILNQLGLPDHLHLEFLSRHNQVIRPLQGAINPYYMGFKIFLDLEEKHGKQKIFEVRKLDRDQSFIRRYLTEELCREMNLYQFKKRGVNYVVEEVADERGWKEIRDTIANDAGMGFFPSIKVMEVDNKDNSLMLLHEYDGRELELTYAQETLKYLVTLWGGKVKLKTVMNTLNKTIICDGDKKVTINNEQI
- a CDS encoding YaiI/YqxD family protein, translated to MKILVDADSCPKKAMMILIELAGLYNVPLLAISSFNHQIEGIEKIIVGNEPQAADMALINKTNRGDIVVTQDWGLASLVLSKGGNCIAPSGYVYSKEKIAFMLEERHIKAKIRKSGGRTKGPAPRNKEDDERFRKNLELLLKQVNS